In the genome of Desulfuromonas sp. DDH964, one region contains:
- a CDS encoding pilus assembly PilX family protein has product MIHDPTRNELSLATFVGPLGNQRGIALIVAISLLAIMSILGAMLLNTSTSEIQLSGNYRNYQEAFYAADRAVEYSTEVVATGSGSVDLNKDFTADGVTHFSEQVATARSGLAIDKPGDPPQNTVEFLYSGTTPVGSGSDATVLEARNYAVHAVGVAPFNASNPSRQGIRAQVVRIVPK; this is encoded by the coding sequence ATGATCCATGATCCGACCCGTAACGAATTGTCCCTGGCAACATTTGTCGGTCCGCTCGGCAACCAGCGCGGCATCGCCCTGATCGTGGCGATCTCCCTGCTGGCCATCATGAGCATCCTCGGCGCGATGCTCCTCAACACCTCGACCTCCGAAATCCAGCTCTCCGGGAACTACCGCAATTACCAGGAGGCCTTCTACGCCGCCGACCGGGCGGTCGAGTATTCAACCGAGGTAGTGGCGACCGGCTCCGGCTCTGTCGACCTCAACAAGGATTTCACCGCCGACGGCGTGACCCATTTCAGCGAGCAGGTTGCCACCGCCCGCTCCGGCCTCGCTATCGATAAGCCTGGTGACCCCCCACAAAATACCGTGGAATTTCTCTACAGCGGCACTACCCCGGTCGGTTCCGGCAGCGACGCCACGGTGCTCGAGGCCCGCAACTACGCCGTCCATGCCGTCGGCGTCGCCCCGTTCAATGCCAGCAACCCGTCCCGCCAGGGGATTCGCGCCCAGGTGGTCAGGATCGTACCCAAGTAA
- a CDS encoding PilW family protein: protein MKSAVVKVTRQRGFTLLELLVAVAILGIALVGMYSLYMGMQRTTYNQEEVVDIQQSLRVALDIIGRDIKMAGLLVPTGTTGIAANSNATTLNIETASAYYNFAQVRDGVEVTGGTATAALAVTTAAMTDLFTKGNWVRVIRPQNGDQPANVDLEVDSVFRGDADYPVNPLAAPPTITLKGWPATESLFLPGDIIARVTRSDPPNPPPPDPSTISWTLAGTDLVRNADGQGNDLIAENIVVPDPLDPNAVPLFTYQLDDGSEVAPLAPNVLTAAQLARVVAVRVTITANTVSQLDGTVRPRSVVSVIRLRN from the coding sequence ATGAAATCTGCCGTAGTTAAAGTCACCCGCCAAAGGGGTTTCACCCTCCTCGAACTGCTGGTCGCCGTCGCCATCCTCGGCATTGCCCTGGTTGGAATGTACTCCCTCTACATGGGGATGCAGCGCACCACCTACAACCAGGAAGAGGTGGTCGATATCCAGCAGTCGCTGCGGGTCGCCCTCGATATCATCGGCCGCGACATCAAGATGGCCGGCCTGCTCGTCCCCACCGGCACCACCGGCATCGCCGCCAACTCCAACGCCACCACCCTGAATATCGAGACCGCTTCGGCCTACTACAACTTTGCCCAGGTCCGAGACGGGGTCGAAGTTACGGGTGGAACGGCAACGGCGGCATTGGCTGTGACTACGGCGGCCATGACCGACCTGTTCACCAAAGGCAACTGGGTGAGAGTGATCCGACCACAAAACGGCGACCAACCGGCCAATGTGGACTTGGAGGTAGACAGCGTTTTTCGCGGCGATGCAGACTATCCCGTAAACCCTCTCGCTGCGCCACCTACAATAACCCTCAAGGGATGGCCCGCCACAGAATCTTTATTCCTGCCCGGCGACATCATCGCCCGCGTGACCCGTTCCGATCCCCCTAATCCTCCACCACCCGATCCGTCAACCATCTCCTGGACCCTCGCCGGCACCGATCTGGTGCGCAATGCCGACGGCCAGGGGAACGACCTGATCGCCGAGAATATCGTTGTACCCGACCCCCTCGACCCGAACGCTGTCCCCCTCTTCACCTACCAGCTCGATGACGGCAGCGAGGTCGCGCCCCTTGCCCCCAACGTCCTGACGGCGGCCCAGCTCGCCCGGGTCGTGGCGGTGCGGGTGACCATCACCGCCAATACGGTCAGCCAGCTCGACGGCACGGTCCGGCCGCGCAGCGTCGTCAGCGTCATCCGGTTGCGGAATTGA
- the pilV gene encoding type IV pilus modification protein PilV, translating into MTAATTNQRGFTLLEVLVALTIFAIGLLGIAGVQIRAMEYNAGSNTRTVATAIAQGVLEDVLTRSDTDAVFKADTVAPIAFDLGANARIDGAGDFAASWEVETNEPAARIAKITVTVTGPKQRVVTLEGFKRFY; encoded by the coding sequence ATGACAGCAGCAACAACCAACCAACGCGGCTTCACCCTGCTGGAGGTTCTGGTGGCCCTCACCATCTTCGCCATCGGCCTGCTCGGGATCGCCGGCGTGCAGATCCGCGCCATGGAATACAACGCCGGCTCCAACACGCGTACCGTCGCCACCGCCATCGCCCAGGGGGTGCTCGAAGATGTGCTGACCCGCAGTGACACGGATGCGGTCTTCAAAGCTGACACTGTGGCTCCGATCGCCTTTGACCTCGGCGCCAATGCCCGGATTGACGGGGCCGGGGATTTTGCCGCCAGCTGGGAGGTCGAGACCAACGAGCCGGCGGCCCGCATCGCCAAGATCACTGTGACCGTCACCGGGCCGAAGCAACGGGTAGTTACCCTCGAAGGGTTCAAGAGGTTCTATTGA
- a CDS encoding DUF1015 domain-containing protein, giving the protein MAKIVPFRALRYDLKRLSQPGSVMAPPYDVISPALQEELYARDPHNVVRLILGRTGTGDHEGDNRYTRAAADFRAWQESGVLLRDATPSLYLYDQEYVLESGEKVVRKGFMALTRLEDFSSGVVKPHEKTLAGPKTDRLHLTKACSANFSPIFSLYADSCCVLEALTRELRGGAPDIEVRDDDGVIHRLWQVTDPAIISRAQNLLDAKPLFIADGHHRYETALNYRDYMRGQHPGFTGRELFNYVLMYFANMEDQGMQIFPTHRLIFNLNDFRLEPFVESLADSFDIETVPCNPASAEERQRIRQLLAAKGAGGHAIGLFAGRERCFLLTLKDEQVMDRFFPEKAPKALKTLDVSILHRLILEGLLGITVEAQEQQLNLKYVKNFDEPFERVLSGEFPLAFLMNPTRMTEVRDVANAGEKMPQKSTYFYPKLLSGLVINPIVPGESAE; this is encoded by the coding sequence ATGGCCAAGATTGTCCCGTTTCGTGCCCTGCGTTATGACCTGAAGCGCCTTTCCCAGCCGGGCAGCGTCATGGCGCCTCCTTACGACGTCATCTCTCCGGCCCTGCAGGAGGAGCTCTACGCCCGCGACCCGCACAACGTGGTGCGTCTGATCCTCGGCCGGACCGGGACCGGGGACCACGAGGGGGACAATCGCTATACCCGCGCTGCCGCCGATTTCAGGGCCTGGCAGGAGTCGGGTGTCCTGTTGCGGGACGCCACGCCGTCCCTCTACCTCTACGATCAGGAGTATGTTCTGGAGAGCGGCGAGAAGGTCGTGCGCAAGGGGTTCATGGCCCTGACCCGGCTGGAGGATTTTTCCTCCGGTGTGGTCAAGCCCCACGAAAAGACCCTGGCGGGACCGAAGACCGACCGGCTGCATCTGACCAAAGCCTGCAGCGCCAATTTCAGCCCGATCTTCAGTCTTTACGCCGACAGCTGCTGCGTTCTCGAAGCCTTGACCCGGGAATTGCGAGGGGGGGCGCCCGATATCGAAGTCCGGGACGATGACGGGGTGATCCATCGCCTCTGGCAGGTCACCGACCCGGCGATCATCTCCCGGGCGCAAAACCTCCTCGACGCCAAGCCGCTCTTTATCGCCGACGGTCATCACCGCTATGAAACAGCCCTCAATTACCGCGACTACATGCGTGGCCAGCATCCCGGTTTTACCGGCCGGGAGCTGTTCAACTATGTCCTGATGTACTTTGCCAATATGGAAGACCAGGGGATGCAGATCTTTCCCACCCATCGTCTGATCTTCAATTTGAACGACTTCCGTCTCGAGCCTTTCGTCGAGTCCCTGGCCGACAGCTTCGATATCGAAACCGTCCCCTGCAACCCGGCATCGGCCGAGGAACGGCAGCGGATTCGCCAGCTCCTCGCGGCCAAGGGGGCGGGTGGTCACGCCATCGGCCTCTTTGCCGGGCGCGAGCGCTGTTTCCTGCTCACCCTCAAGGATGAGCAGGTCATGGACCGTTTCTTCCCGGAGAAGGCACCCAAGGCGCTGAAAACCCTCGATGTTTCAATTCTCCATCGGCTGATCCTCGAAGGGCTGCTCGGCATCACGGTCGAGGCCCAGGAACAGCAGCTCAACCTCAAGTACGTGAAGAACTTCGACGAGCCTTTCGAGCGGGTGCTAAGCGGCGAATTCCCTCTTGCTTTCCTGATGAATCCGACCCGCATGACCGAGGTCCGGGATGTCGCCAATGCCGGGGAGAAGATGCCGCAGAAGTCGACCTACTTCTACCCCAAGCTCCTCTCCGGCCTGGTGATCAACCCGATCGTGCCGGGCGAGTCGGCGGAATAA
- a CDS encoding ParM/StbA family protein, translating to MDILGIDIGFGFTKASNGKENLIFKSVLGEATDIQFREPVLGEGGAAEEHLQVEVDGKSYFVGELAERQSNVRFFTLDQTQFISQFAKTLALAAAARLVGNFLPINLVTGLPIGYYRDHKESLAQVLQGEHKVAFTDAAGKRQEKSININKVRVIPQPFGSMFNLMLNDLGEIADRRLVKEKIGIIDVGFRTCDYTIADQMRYSERGSRTTDSGIARAFNVIAGKLREKSNVNIELYRLYGAVEKGTIKIRGKEYDLRELTEQVFAQLATTVANEVDRLWVDDWDIDAMVITGGGGAVLAKHLQPLLNGKVLTLDPAQDARLLNVLGYFKFGRHLWARGAGVAPG from the coding sequence GTGGACATTCTTGGTATCGACATCGGTTTCGGTTTTACCAAGGCAAGCAACGGCAAAGAGAACCTGATCTTCAAGTCGGTTCTCGGTGAGGCGACCGATATCCAGTTCCGCGAGCCGGTTCTCGGTGAAGGGGGGGCGGCCGAGGAGCACCTGCAGGTGGAAGTCGACGGCAAATCCTATTTCGTCGGCGAACTCGCCGAGCGCCAGAGCAACGTCCGTTTTTTCACCCTCGATCAGACCCAGTTCATCAGCCAGTTCGCCAAGACCCTCGCCCTGGCCGCCGCGGCCCGGCTGGTCGGCAATTTCCTGCCGATCAACCTGGTGACCGGGCTCCCGATCGGCTACTACCGGGACCACAAGGAATCGCTGGCCCAGGTGCTGCAGGGGGAGCACAAGGTTGCCTTCACCGATGCCGCCGGCAAACGCCAGGAGAAGAGTATCAACATCAACAAGGTGCGGGTCATCCCGCAGCCTTTCGGTTCGATGTTCAACCTGATGCTCAATGACCTCGGCGAGATTGCCGACCGGCGCCTGGTCAAGGAGAAGATCGGCATCATCGATGTCGGCTTCCGCACCTGCGACTACACCATCGCCGACCAGATGCGCTACTCGGAACGGGGGAGCCGCACCACCGATTCGGGGATTGCCCGGGCTTTCAACGTGATTGCCGGCAAGTTGCGGGAGAAGAGCAACGTCAATATCGAGCTTTACCGGCTCTATGGCGCCGTCGAAAAGGGGACGATCAAGATTCGTGGCAAGGAGTACGACCTGCGCGAGCTGACCGAACAGGTCTTCGCCCAACTCGCCACGACCGTCGCCAACGAAGTCGACCGCCTCTGGGTCGATGACTGGGATATCGACGCCATGGTCATTACCGGCGGCGGCGGCGCGGTCCTCGCCAAGCATCTCCAGCCCCTCCTCAACGGCAAGGTCCTCACCCTCGACCCGGCCCAGGATGCCCGGCTGCTCAACGTCCTTGGTTACTTCAAGTTCGGCCGCCACCTCTGGGCCCGTGGCGCCGGGGTGGCGCCGGGCTGA
- the rnr gene encoding ribonuclease R, which translates to MAVTPLAIIAFLESRARRPLTLRDILSGLELSASDRRAAKQLIESMVHDGSLIQLKGDRFSLPRQLNLVTGRVSAHRDGYGFVAPADGGADVFVPARFMREVMHGDRVVVRVERQGRGGSREGRVVEVLERAHTTLVGRFEGGERLGFVVPVDPRLGADLLIPADATGGARPGEMVIARIDVYPGKTRNPEGRIIEVLGPVGDPEVEVLTVIHQHGLPHRFAAATLAAAEAVPETVTAEELAGREDLRGLPLVTIDGVNARDFDDAVAVRAESGGRTRLWVAIADVGHYVPAGSDLDREALERGTSVYFPDRCIPMLPERLSNGICSLNPGVDRLVLVAELLFDGQGVRLDSRFYPAVMRSAARLTYGEVRDMLLHREEAVIARHPELYPRLQEMAALAERLTAMRRQRGSLDFDLPEAEIILNLKGEPEDVVRAERTLAHRLIEEFMLAANEAVAEFLSRREVPLLYRIHEAPTLDKLIAFQQFVAHFNHGILLDGGPGGARRLQQLLASLEGAPEERMINQLLLRSMKQARYAEENAGHFGLAAEYYCHFTSPIRRYPDLVVHRILRQALTGKGMTGRQRQRWQRELPNLAEVTSQRERRAMEAEREIVALKKAQFMEGKVGEEFAGLVSGVQPFGFFVELRDYFVEGLVHISSLGDDFYHYEEERQRLVGSHRRRIFQVGEEVRVRVAKVSLERREIDFELAGIGTAARPPRRPRRRPGRK; encoded by the coding sequence ATGGCCGTCACCCCGCTCGCGATCATCGCCTTCCTCGAAAGCCGCGCCCGCCGGCCCCTGACCCTGCGTGACATCCTCTCCGGCCTCGAACTATCCGCCAGCGATCGCCGCGCCGCCAAGCAGCTGATCGAATCGATGGTCCATGACGGTTCCCTGATCCAGCTCAAGGGGGACCGTTTTTCATTGCCCCGCCAGCTCAATCTGGTTACCGGGCGGGTTTCGGCCCATCGTGACGGCTACGGCTTCGTCGCCCCGGCCGATGGCGGCGCCGATGTCTTCGTCCCGGCCCGTTTCATGCGCGAGGTGATGCACGGGGACCGGGTGGTGGTGCGGGTCGAACGGCAAGGGCGCGGCGGCAGCCGTGAAGGGCGGGTGGTCGAAGTGCTGGAGCGGGCGCACACCACCCTGGTCGGCCGCTTCGAAGGGGGAGAGCGGCTCGGTTTTGTCGTTCCCGTCGATCCCCGCCTCGGCGCCGACCTGCTGATACCCGCCGACGCCACTGGCGGCGCTCGCCCCGGAGAGATGGTGATCGCCCGCATCGATGTCTACCCCGGCAAGACCCGCAACCCCGAAGGGCGGATCATCGAGGTGCTGGGGCCGGTCGGGGATCCCGAGGTCGAAGTGCTCACCGTGATCCACCAGCATGGACTCCCCCATCGCTTTGCCGCCGCGACGCTGGCAGCGGCGGAGGCGGTGCCGGAAACGGTTACCGCCGAGGAACTGGCCGGACGCGAGGATTTACGCGGGCTGCCGCTGGTGACCATCGACGGCGTCAATGCCCGCGATTTTGACGACGCCGTCGCGGTACGTGCCGAGAGTGGCGGCAGGACCCGGCTATGGGTGGCGATTGCCGATGTCGGCCACTATGTCCCGGCCGGGAGCGACCTCGATCGCGAGGCGCTGGAGCGGGGGACCAGTGTCTACTTTCCCGACCGCTGCATCCCGATGCTGCCGGAGCGCCTTTCCAATGGCATCTGTTCCCTTAACCCCGGTGTCGACCGGCTGGTCCTGGTCGCCGAGCTTCTTTTCGATGGCCAGGGGGTACGGCTCGACAGCCGCTTTTACCCGGCAGTGATGCGCAGCGCGGCGCGGCTGACCTACGGTGAGGTGCGCGACATGCTGTTGCACCGGGAGGAGGCAGTCATCGCCCGCCACCCCGAACTCTACCCCCGCCTGCAGGAAATGGCCGCTCTCGCGGAACGCCTGACCGCCATGCGCCGCCAGCGCGGCAGCCTCGATTTCGACCTTCCCGAGGCGGAGATCATCCTCAACCTCAAGGGGGAGCCGGAGGATGTCGTTCGGGCCGAGCGGACCCTCGCCCACCGGCTCATCGAAGAATTCATGCTCGCCGCCAACGAGGCGGTCGCCGAATTCCTCAGCCGGCGCGAAGTGCCGCTCCTCTATCGCATCCACGAAGCCCCGACCCTCGACAAGCTGATCGCATTCCAGCAGTTCGTCGCCCACTTCAACCACGGCATCCTCCTCGATGGCGGCCCCGGCGGCGCACGCCGGCTGCAGCAGCTCCTTGCCAGCCTCGAAGGGGCGCCGGAAGAGCGGATGATCAACCAGCTGCTGCTGCGGAGCATGAAGCAGGCCCGCTACGCCGAAGAGAATGCCGGGCACTTTGGCCTGGCGGCCGAGTATTACTGCCACTTCACCTCGCCGATCCGGCGCTACCCGGATCTGGTCGTCCACCGGATTCTGCGCCAGGCGTTGACCGGAAAAGGGATGACCGGGCGCCAGCGGCAGCGCTGGCAGCGCGAACTGCCGAACCTGGCGGAAGTCACCTCGCAGCGGGAGCGCCGGGCGATGGAGGCCGAGCGGGAAATCGTCGCTCTGAAAAAGGCGCAGTTCATGGAGGGGAAGGTCGGCGAAGAGTTTGCCGGCCTGGTTTCGGGGGTGCAGCCCTTCGGTTTCTTCGTCGAACTGCGTGACTACTTTGTCGAGGGATTGGTCCATATCTCCAGTCTCGGCGATGATTTTTACCACTATGAAGAAGAGCGCCAGCGCCTCGTCGGCAGCCACCGGCGCCGGATTTTCCAGGTCGGCGAGGAGGTGCGGGTGCGGGTGGCCAAGGTCAGCCTGGAGCGCCGCGAAATCGACTTCGAGCTGGCCGGAATCGGGACGGCGGCCCGGCCACCGCGGCGGCCGCGCCGCCGTCCCGGGAGAAAGTAG
- a CDS encoding bifunctional riboflavin kinase/FAD synthetase: MRIVRDLSELTAPVDGAVVTIGNFDGVHLGHREIFRRVVERARELQGTAVVLTFVPHPLKVLDPERAPRLLNTYAEKERLIAASCIDLMVALPFDAELAALPAALFVEEILMRKIGVAHLIVGYDYAFGRHREGDVAFLQRKGAELGFAVEVLSPVVSGGESYSSTRIRRLLAAGDVAGVVPLLGRHFTLEGRVIHGANRGQKLGFPTANLLTEKEILPRPGVYAVRVRQDEKFFDGVMNIGFNPTFGVERISLEVHLLDFSGDLYGQDLRVYFVERLRGEKVFASGEELSLAIRRDIERARTLLADTRIVEYREYLDCGFSPPGRDA, encoded by the coding sequence ATGCGTATCGTCCGCGATCTTTCCGAGCTGACGGCGCCGGTCGACGGTGCCGTGGTCACCATCGGCAACTTCGACGGGGTCCACCTCGGCCACCGGGAGATCTTCCGCCGGGTCGTCGAGCGTGCCCGGGAGCTGCAGGGAACCGCCGTAGTGCTCACCTTCGTCCCCCACCCGCTCAAGGTGCTCGATCCAGAGCGGGCGCCCCGCCTGCTCAACACCTACGCCGAAAAGGAGCGATTGATCGCCGCCTCCTGCATCGATCTGATGGTCGCTCTCCCCTTTGACGCGGAGCTGGCGGCCCTGCCGGCGGCCCTCTTCGTCGAGGAGATCCTGATGCGGAAAATCGGGGTGGCCCACCTGATCGTCGGCTACGATTATGCTTTCGGGCGGCACCGGGAGGGGGACGTCGCCTTTTTGCAGCGCAAGGGGGCTGAGCTCGGCTTCGCCGTCGAGGTGCTGTCACCCGTCGTTTCCGGCGGCGAGAGCTACAGCTCGACGCGGATCCGGCGCCTTTTGGCGGCGGGTGATGTGGCCGGGGTGGTCCCCCTGCTCGGGCGCCACTTTACCCTCGAAGGACGGGTGATCCATGGCGCCAACCGCGGCCAAAAGCTTGGCTTCCCGACCGCCAACCTGTTGACGGAAAAAGAGATCCTGCCGCGCCCCGGAGTTTATGCGGTGCGGGTGCGCCAGGATGAGAAGTTCTTCGACGGCGTCATGAATATCGGCTTCAATCCGACCTTCGGGGTCGAACGCATCTCTCTCGAAGTGCACCTGCTCGATTTCAGCGGCGATCTTTACGGGCAGGACCTGCGCGTCTATTTCGTGGAACGGCTGCGGGGGGAGAAGGTCTTTGCGTCGGGAGAGGAACTGAGCCTGGCGATTCGGCGCGATATTGAACGCGCCCGAACGCTTCTGGCCGACACCCGGATTGTCGAGTACCGCGAATACCTTGACTGCGGCTTTTCCCCGCCCGGGAGGGATGCATGA
- a CDS encoding shikimate dehydrogenase, producing MKSPLPQTVSGKTRVYGIFGDPVAHSLSPLMQNAAFAAAGIDAIYLPFQVAAPALPAAVAALRALGIGGINVTIPHKEQVLAFLDEVDPLAQRIGAVNTIVNRAGTLVGYNTDGIGLLRSLEADLQFRAAGKRILLLGAGGACRAALAALLGEGAAWIGVANRNPERALQLARELAPLAPGTSIAAFALAAAALAAVWGEVDLVINTSAVGLHGEDFPMPIATLLQPAGRIYDMVYGPRPTPLLAAARAEGRPCADGRGMLVGQGEEAFRLWTGQAPPSGVMRSRLLTESSEI from the coding sequence ATGAAATCGCCTCTTCCCCAGACGGTAAGCGGCAAGACCCGGGTCTACGGCATCTTCGGGGACCCGGTGGCCCATTCTCTGTCGCCCCTGATGCAGAATGCGGCCTTTGCGGCCGCCGGCATCGACGCCATCTATCTACCCTTCCAGGTTGCGGCGCCTGCCCTGCCGGCTGCGGTGGCAGCGCTACGGGCGCTGGGGATCGGCGGCATCAACGTCACCATCCCGCACAAGGAACAGGTTCTCGCCTTTCTCGACGAGGTCGATCCCCTGGCGCAACGGATCGGCGCCGTCAATACCATCGTCAACCGCGCCGGAACCCTGGTCGGCTACAATACCGACGGCATCGGACTGCTCCGCTCCCTGGAGGCAGATCTCCAATTCCGGGCGGCGGGGAAGCGCATCCTCCTGCTCGGCGCCGGTGGCGCCTGCCGGGCGGCGCTGGCAGCGCTGCTGGGCGAAGGTGCCGCCTGGATCGGCGTCGCCAACCGCAACCCTGAGCGTGCCCTGCAATTGGCGCGGGAGCTTGCGCCCTTGGCGCCGGGCACATCCATTGCAGCATTTGCGCTGGCGGCCGCGGCGCTGGCAGCTGTGTGGGGGGAGGTCGACCTGGTGATCAATACCTCCGCCGTCGGTTTGCATGGCGAAGACTTCCCGATGCCGATCGCTACGTTGCTGCAGCCAGCGGGCCGCATTTACGACATGGTCTACGGTCCGCGCCCAACGCCGCTGCTGGCGGCGGCCCGTGCCGAGGGGCGGCCTTGCGCCGACGGGCGCGGGATGCTGGTCGGCCAGGGCGAAGAGGCGTTTCGCCTCTGGACCGGGCAGGCCCCGCCTTCTGGCGTGATGCGGTCCCGGCTTTTGACAGAATCCTCTGAAATATAG
- the pilB gene encoding type IV-A pilus assembly ATPase PilB, with translation MTTNRLGELLVRNKLISEGQLVKALEDQKVQGGRLGASLIKLGYLKEEELSAFLSRQYGVPSINLQEFEIDPAVIRLVPAEVAQKYQIIPINRAGSTLIVAMSDPSNIFAIDDIKFMTGYNVEVVVAPDASIKQAIDKYYDQSASFDEVMGDLEDIDLEIVDEEDNVDVNALAQASEDAPVVKLVNLILTDAIKRKASDIHIEPYEKSFRVRYRIDGVLYEVMKPPMKLKNAITSRIKIMSEMDIAERRLPQDGRIKIKLPGGKDMDYRVNCLPTLFGEKVCLRLLDKSNLQLDMTKLGYEEAALKHFKEAIHKPFGMVLVTGPTGSGKTVSLYSALSELNKVTENISTAEDPVEFNFAGINQVQMHEEIGLNFASALRAFLRQDPDIIMIGEIRDFETAEIGVKAALTGHLVLSTLHTNDAPSTINRLLNMGIEPFLVSSAVNLITAQRLGRRVCQECKEVEEIPKQALIDAGVPPEEVDEYVCQRGKGCSNCNDTGYRGRVGIYQVMPMFEEIREMVLAGANTAEIKRESMRLGVKTMRQSALTKLKEGMTSMEEVLRSTMADD, from the coding sequence ATGACGACGAACCGACTTGGTGAACTGCTGGTTCGCAACAAGCTGATCAGCGAGGGGCAACTGGTCAAGGCCCTCGAGGACCAGAAGGTCCAGGGAGGGCGGCTTGGCGCCAGCCTGATCAAGCTCGGCTACCTCAAAGAAGAGGAATTGTCGGCTTTTCTCTCCCGCCAGTACGGCGTCCCGTCGATCAACCTCCAGGAATTCGAAATCGACCCTGCGGTGATCCGCCTGGTCCCGGCCGAGGTCGCCCAGAAGTACCAGATCATTCCGATCAATCGGGCCGGTTCTACCCTGATTGTCGCGATGAGCGATCCGTCGAACATCTTCGCCATCGACGACATCAAGTTCATGACCGGTTACAACGTCGAAGTGGTGGTCGCCCCCGACGCCTCGATCAAGCAGGCCATCGACAAGTACTACGACCAGAGCGCCTCCTTCGACGAAGTCATGGGGGATTTGGAGGATATCGACCTCGAGATCGTCGACGAAGAGGACAATGTCGATGTCAATGCCCTGGCGCAGGCGAGTGAGGATGCGCCGGTCGTCAAGCTGGTCAACCTGATCCTGACCGACGCCATCAAGCGCAAGGCGTCGGATATCCACATCGAACCCTACGAAAAATCGTTCCGCGTCCGCTATCGCATCGACGGTGTCCTCTATGAGGTCATGAAGCCGCCGATGAAGCTCAAGAACGCCATCACCTCCCGCATCAAGATCATGTCCGAAATGGACATCGCCGAACGCCGCCTGCCGCAGGACGGGCGCATCAAGATCAAGCTCCCCGGTGGCAAGGACATGGATTACCGTGTCAACTGCCTACCGACCCTTTTTGGCGAAAAGGTCTGCCTGCGCCTCCTCGACAAGAGCAACCTGCAACTCGACATGACCAAGCTCGGTTACGAGGAGGCGGCCCTCAAGCACTTCAAGGAGGCAATCCACAAGCCCTTCGGCATGGTCCTGGTCACCGGACCGACCGGCTCGGGCAAGACCGTTTCTCTCTATTCGGCGCTGTCGGAGCTGAACAAAGTTACTGAAAATATCTCTACCGCCGAGGACCCGGTCGAATTCAACTTTGCCGGCATCAACCAGGTGCAGATGCACGAGGAGATCGGTCTCAACTTCGCCTCGGCGCTGCGAGCTTTCCTGCGTCAGGACCCCGATATCATCATGATCGGCGAGATCCGCGATTTCGAGACTGCCGAGATCGGGGTCAAGGCGGCGCTGACTGGCCACCTCGTCCTTTCCACCCTGCATACCAACGATGCACCTTCGACGATCAATCGCCTACTCAACATGGGGATCGAGCCCTTCCTGGTCTCCTCGGCGGTCAATCTGATTACTGCCCAGCGCCTCGGCCGGCGCGTCTGCCAGGAGTGCAAGGAGGTTGAGGAAATTCCCAAGCAGGCGTTGATCGATGCCGGGGTGCCGCCGGAAGAAGTGGACGAATATGTCTGCCAGCGCGGCAAGGGATGTTCCAACTGCAACGACACCGGCTACCGCGGCCGCGTCGGTATCTACCAGGTCATGCCGATGTTCGAGGAGATCCGGGAGATGGTCCTGGCCGGCGCCAATACTGCCGAGATCAAGCGGGAATCGATGCGTCTCGGGGTCAAGACCATGCGCCAGTCCGCCCTGACCAAGCTCAAGGAAGGGATGACCAGCATGGAAGAGGTGTTGCGCAGCACCATGGCGGACGATTAA